A segment of the Paracoccus suum genome:
CGCGGAAACGGGCGCGGCGTTCGGCCAGGGTCGCGTTCTTGGGCAGGGGCTCGGGCTTCGGCGCGGCGAGGGGGTCGCTTGCGGGAAGGGTCGGCCAGCCGGGCGTCTCGCCAGCGGTGAGGGCGGGACGGGCGGCAGTGGGCGGCTCGCCAGCTGTTGAGCCCGCGGGCACGCGGCCCGGACGACGGCCGAGGCCGGGGCTGCGGCCGGGGTCCGGCGTGCGCCATGGCGGCGGTGCCGGCTCGCCAAAGCCCAGCGCGCCCGGCGCCGGGGCCAGCGTGCGCGCGCCCTCGATCACCGGGGTCAGCACCTCGGCCGTCAGGTCAAAGCGGCGCGGCGGCCGGCCGATCGCGCTTTCCGCCACGATCACGCCGAGGGCCCGGGTGATATCTCCTAGGTCTGATCGCAGCGGCAGCAATAGCATGCGTGCGGGAAGGACGGGCCGGGCGTAGGCGCCCTCGGACAGCAGGGTCAACTCGACGATCTGGGGACCTGCAAACACGGTCTCGAGCACATCCGACAGCCGCCCGCGCGAGGCGGGATTGAAGAACGAGCAGAGCGGCATGCCCCGCACCTCCATGCCCATCAAGTCGATCAGGTGCCGTCCGGCGAGACGAAAGCGCGCCGCGCCCGGCGCAATCCGCTCCAGAATGAAGGCGTGGCCCAGCGCGCCGCGTAGCCCGCGAGGGTCGATATCGGCCCGGGTGGGGATGGCGCGGCCGCGCCGCAGCCCGTCCCAATAGCCCCGCAATTCGCCGAGGATTCGCCCCGGGTGGCGCGGATCGAAATCGGACAGCCGCACCAAGTCGGCCAGACCGGCGCAGGGTCCATCAAAATCTTTATCGCCGCCGCTGAACTGGTCGTCGTCTTCCATCGCCGCCGTGCCGCCATCCGCCAAACGCAAGGCGTGCCGTCCGTCAGCCCCGCCTGCCTACCCTGCTAGATGCCCCCCGAGATTGCGCCGCGCCAGCCAAGTTTGCACGGCTTTTTTACGACTTCTTAACGACATTTAGCATCGGGCGCGCCGGTACCTGCCCTTGACCGTCCCGGCCCCCCTCGTCCATTCAGGCGGCGCCAGAGGCCGCCTCGGCCGGGTGACAAGGGGACGGAATGCGGCGCACGGGACTTTTGATCATTCTGTCTTCGCCCTCGGGGGCGGGCAAATCGACCTTGGCGCGCCGGTTGATGGCCTGGGACCCTAACCTGCGGTTCTCTGTCTCGGCCACCACACGCGCTCCGCGGCCTGGCGAGGCCGAGGGCCGCGAATACTTCTTTCGCTCGCGCGAGCAGTTCGGCGCCCTGGTCGAAGGCGGCCAGATGCTCGAGCATGCCGAGGTTTTCGGCAACCTCTACGGCAGCC
Coding sequences within it:
- a CDS encoding PAS domain-containing protein; the protein is MRLADGGTAAMEDDDQFSGGDKDFDGPCAGLADLVRLSDFDPRHPGRILGELRGYWDGLRRGRAIPTRADIDPRGLRGALGHAFILERIAPGAARFRLAGRHLIDLMGMEVRGMPLCSFFNPASRGRLSDVLETVFAGPQIVELTLLSEGAYARPVLPARMLLLPLRSDLGDITRALGVIVAESAIGRPPRRFDLTAEVLTPVIEGARTLAPAPGALGFGEPAPPPWRTPDPGRSPGLGRRPGRVPAGSTAGEPPTAARPALTAGETPGWPTLPASDPLAAPKPEPLPKNATLAERRARFRVIPGGS